One Sus scrofa isolate TJ Tabasco breed Duroc chromosome 1, Sscrofa11.1, whole genome shotgun sequence DNA segment encodes these proteins:
- the UBE2J1 gene encoding ubiquitin-conjugating enzyme E2 J1 (The RefSeq protein has 1 substitution compared to this genomic sequence), translating into METRYNLKSPAVKRLMKEAAELKDPTDHYHAQPLEDNLFEWHFTVRGPPDSDFDGGVYHGRIVLPPEYPMKPPSIILLTANGRFEVGKKICLSISGHHPETWQPSWSIRTALLAIIGFMPTKGEGAIGSLDYTPEERRALAKKSQDFCCEGCGFAMKDVLLPLKSGNDSSQADEEAKELARQISFKAEVNSSGKTITESDLNHSFSLHDLQDDIPTTFQGATASTSYGVQNPSAASPEQPAQPAAKNTSLSPRQRRAQQQSQRRSSPSPDVIQGQQPRDNHTDHGGSAVLIVILTLALAALIFRRIYLANEYIFDFEI; encoded by the exons ATGGAGACTCGCTACAACCTGAAGAGCCCAG CTGTTAAGCGTTTAATGAAAGAAGCAGCAGAATTGAAAGATCCAACAGATCATTACCATGCACAGCCTTTAGAG GATAACCTTTTTGAATGGCATTTCACAGTTAGAGGGCCCCCAGATTCTGATTTTGATGGAGGAGTCTATCATGGACGAATAGTGCTGCCACCAGAGTATCCCATGAAACCACCAAGCATTATTCTCCTAACG GCTAATGGACGATTTGAAGTAGGCAAGAAAATCTGTTTGAGCATCTCAGGACATCATCCAGAGACTTGGCAGCCTTCATGGAGTA taaGAACAGCATTATTAGCCATCATTGGATTTATGCCAACAAAAGGAGAGGGAGCCATAGGTTCTCTAGATTATACACCTGAGGAAAGAAGAGCCCTTGCCAAAAA ATCACAGGATTTTTGCTGTGAGGGATGTGGCTTTGCCATGAAGGATGTCCTATTACCTTTAAAATCTGGAAGTGATTCAAGCCAGGCTGATGAAGAAGCCAAGGAACTGGCTAGACAAATCAGTTTTAAG gctGAAGTCAATTCATCCGGAAAGACTATTACCGAGTCGGACTTAAATCACTCTTTTTCACTGCATGATTTACAGGATGATATACCTACAACATTCCAGGGTGCTACAGCAAGTACATCG tATGGAGTCCAGAACCCCTCAGCAGCATCCCCTGAACAACCTGCCCAACCTGCAGCTAAGAATACCTCCCTGAGTCCTCGACAGCGCCGGGCCCAGCAGCAGAGTCAAAGAAGGTCGTCTCCGTCACCAGATGTCATCCAGGGCCAGCAGCCAAGAGACAACCACACTGATCATGGCGGATCCGCTGTATTGATTGTCATCTTAACTTTGGCATTGGCAGCTCTTATATTCCGACGAATATATCTGGCCAATGAGTACATATTTGACTTTGAGATATAA